One stretch of Corynebacterium imitans DNA includes these proteins:
- a CDS encoding alpha/beta-hydrolase family protein, translating into MRVAKLFDARRAFQRARGRYSFDRHGLLAAPLAAVEVLADLSPVVRMRGLRRLPNSFRSGVVGAEIATWGAVSPSLLPRRWWTTAANVAICQAVGHMLGTGAGSIARAVGASGPRGKNANPARIAMSALTVAAYASAARAHAKQKTLVSTPHPVKRGETLVGLSLGTLGYGAMLLVGELVQTSVDRVNAVFGRKLPPVTSWPLAILAVAGAAYVFADRLVVRNFMSTVYKEAEELNREFLSGAPQPHEPQRSGSPASTEPWRTMGRQGRAVVSGGPRAHDIAHVIEAPLHEVKEPIRIFIGLRDGERSRSYEEMAEAALREMDRTGAWERGHIAVMSSAGTGWINDFHTSGFEFVARGDSAIVAMQYSYVPSLYSYLADRESAVQSSRLLIDAIRKRISRLDTSTPPKLYVGGESLGAYGVADAFQDPEQLLSRTSGGVFTGAPGFCSTLTTLTQRREQGSPQRLPVVDGGRHFRFIAHPDHLEHDFAGKAYDAEWKFPRAVFAQHASDPVVWWDAALLWRAPDWLKEPGSRGVPAPAAQHLDVLHTLRWWPFVTFWQVGIDQVSSNEYDAPHGHNYHAETVAAWNKVLDGGLTQGELARVNRWIHADSTKLRA; encoded by the coding sequence ATGCGCGTTGCCAAGCTTTTCGACGCCCGCCGTGCATTCCAACGCGCCCGGGGCCGCTACAGTTTCGACCGCCACGGCCTGCTCGCCGCCCCGCTCGCGGCGGTCGAGGTGCTCGCCGACCTCTCCCCCGTCGTGCGCATGCGCGGGCTACGCCGCCTGCCGAATTCCTTCCGCTCCGGCGTCGTTGGCGCCGAAATCGCCACCTGGGGCGCGGTGTCTCCCTCGCTGCTGCCCAGGCGGTGGTGGACGACGGCCGCGAACGTGGCGATCTGCCAGGCGGTGGGCCATATGCTCGGCACAGGTGCAGGCAGCATCGCCCGGGCCGTGGGAGCCAGCGGACCGCGGGGCAAGAACGCGAACCCGGCGCGCATCGCCATGAGCGCGCTTACTGTGGCGGCCTATGCATCCGCTGCCCGCGCGCACGCGAAGCAGAAGACACTGGTGAGCACGCCGCACCCGGTCAAAAGGGGCGAAACGCTCGTTGGTCTTTCGCTCGGCACGCTTGGCTACGGGGCGATGCTGCTTGTGGGCGAGCTCGTGCAAACCTCCGTCGACCGCGTCAATGCGGTCTTCGGTCGCAAGCTTCCACCGGTGACGTCTTGGCCGCTGGCCATTCTCGCGGTGGCGGGCGCTGCTTACGTTTTTGCGGACCGACTGGTGGTGCGCAACTTTATGTCCACCGTGTACAAGGAGGCCGAGGAGCTCAACCGCGAGTTCTTAAGCGGCGCGCCGCAGCCGCACGAGCCGCAGCGTTCCGGCTCACCTGCCTCTACGGAGCCGTGGCGCACGATGGGCAGGCAGGGCCGCGCCGTGGTGTCGGGCGGGCCGCGCGCGCACGACATCGCGCACGTAATCGAGGCACCTTTGCACGAGGTCAAGGAGCCGATCCGCATCTTCATTGGGCTGCGTGACGGCGAGCGCAGCCGCAGCTACGAGGAGATGGCCGAGGCCGCGCTACGCGAGATGGATCGCACGGGTGCCTGGGAGCGCGGGCACATCGCCGTGATGTCATCGGCCGGCACGGGCTGGATCAATGACTTCCACACCTCGGGCTTCGAGTTCGTCGCCCGCGGCGACAGCGCGATCGTGGCGATGCAGTACTCGTATGTGCCCTCGCTGTACTCCTACCTGGCGGATCGTGAGTCGGCGGTGCAGTCTTCGCGCCTGCTTATCGACGCTATCCGGAAACGCATCTCCCGCCTCGACACCTCCACCCCGCCGAAGCTGTACGTCGGCGGCGAGTCCCTTGGTGCCTACGGGGTCGCGGATGCGTTCCAGGATCCGGAGCAGCTCTTGTCGCGTACCTCGGGTGGGGTGTTTACCGGGGCACCGGGTTTTTGCAGCACGCTGACCACGCTGACCCAGCGGCGCGAGCAGGGCAGCCCGCAGCGCTTGCCGGTGGTCGACGGTGGCCGTCACTTCCGCTTCATCGCGCACCCGGACCACCTGGAGCACGATTTCGCTGGCAAGGCCTACGACGCCGAGTGGAAGTTCCCGCGCGCCGTGTTCGCGCAGCACGCCTCCGATCCGGTGGTGTGGTGGGACGCCGCGCTGCTGTGGCGGGCCCCCGACTGGTTGAAAGAGCCCGGCTCTCGCGGCGTACCGGCCCCCGCAGCGCAGCACTTGGATGTGTTGCACACGCTGCGTTGGTGGCCTTTTGTCACCTTCTGGCAGGTGGGCATCGACCAGGTCAGCTCGAACGAGTACGACGCCCCGCACGGGCACAACTACCACGCGGAAACAGTCGCTGCCTGGAACAAGGTGCTCGACGGCGGACTTACCCAAGGCGAGCTCGCACGCGTCAACCGGTGGATCCACGCGGACTCGACCAAGCTGCGCGCCTAA
- the msrA gene encoding peptide-methionine (S)-S-oxide reductase MsrA: protein MGFLFAPTPRLLPAEQTLPGRSEPILAAPQPHAVLGTPITGPWKPGQRRLRLGIGCFWGAEKMFWELDGVESTSVGYGGGVTPNPTYGEVCTGKTNHTEVVEVVYDPEKISLKELVRTALEAHDPTQGYRQGNDTGTQYRSAFYPDTEEEAAQIQQWCDAYGAQLSQAGYGEMTTEVRAGVDYYLAEDEHQQYLYKVPNGYCPHHSTGVACGI from the coding sequence ATGGGTTTTCTTTTTGCGCCGACACCACGACTTCTCCCCGCCGAGCAGACCCTGCCCGGCCGCAGTGAGCCGATCCTTGCTGCCCCGCAGCCGCACGCCGTACTGGGCACCCCGATCACCGGCCCGTGGAAACCGGGGCAGCGCCGCCTGCGCCTGGGCATCGGCTGCTTCTGGGGCGCGGAAAAGATGTTCTGGGAGCTTGACGGCGTCGAGTCCACCTCGGTGGGCTACGGCGGCGGCGTGACCCCGAACCCCACCTACGGAGAAGTGTGCACCGGCAAAACCAACCACACGGAAGTCGTTGAGGTGGTCTACGACCCGGAAAAGATCAGCCTGAAGGAGCTGGTGCGCACCGCACTCGAAGCGCACGACCCGACGCAGGGCTACCGCCAGGGCAACGACACGGGCACGCAGTACCGTTCCGCCTTCTACCCGGACACCGAGGAAGAGGCGGCCCAAATACAACAGTGGTGCGATGCCTACGGCGCGCAACTGAGCCAGGCGGGCTACGGGGAGATGACCACCGAGGTCCGCGCTGGCGTGGACTACTACCTGGCCGAGGACGAGCACCAGCAGTACCTGTATAAGGTGCCAAACGGCTACTGCCCGCACCACTCCACCGGGGTGGCTTGCGGCATTTAG
- a CDS encoding superoxide dismutase has translation MAVYELPDLPYAYDALEPHISEEIMTLHHDKHHATYVAGANAALEALEAERNGEANPDKLRALSKNLAFNLGGHTNHSIFWKNMAPNAGGNPTGEIAEAIDRDFGSFEAFQKHFSGVATGLQGSGWAVLGYDHIAGRLVIQQLTDQQGNVSVDFTPVLMLDMWEHAFYLQYKNVKADYVKAWWNVVNWDDVNERYAAASK, from the coding sequence ATGGCTGTTTACGAGCTTCCGGATCTCCCGTACGCATACGATGCACTGGAACCGCACATCTCCGAAGAGATTATGACGCTGCACCACGACAAGCACCACGCAACCTACGTTGCTGGCGCAAACGCCGCGCTCGAGGCACTCGAGGCGGAGCGCAACGGCGAGGCTAACCCGGACAAGCTGCGCGCACTGTCCAAGAACCTGGCGTTCAACCTGGGCGGCCACACCAACCACTCCATCTTCTGGAAGAACATGGCACCGAACGCTGGTGGCAACCCGACCGGCGAGATCGCTGAGGCCATCGACCGCGACTTCGGTTCCTTCGAGGCATTCCAGAAGCACTTCTCCGGTGTCGCCACCGGCCTGCAGGGCTCCGGCTGGGCTGTCCTGGGCTACGACCACATCGCTGGCCGCCTGGTCATCCAGCAGCTGACCGACCAGCAGGGCAACGTCTCCGTTGACTTCACCCCGGTCCTCATGCTGGACATGTGGGAGCACGCTTTCTACCTCCAGTACAAGAACGTCAAGGCTGACTACGTCAAGGCTTGGTGGAACGTTGTGAACTGGGACGACGTCAACGAGCGCTACGCCGCTGCGTCCAAGTAA
- a CDS encoding MFS transporter, which produces MRKGSMEYRRASIGMLLVGLAIFSSLYATQALLPTLTREMDIEPSTAALTVSAATGALAICVVPASILSEKFGRGRVLIISALAATALGLALPLAQTIGQLVVLRAVQGALLAGTPAVAMAWLSEELDERDLAGAMGLYIAGTSVGGLTGRLIPAFMLELTGWRWALATSAAVSLILAIATALLLPEQRNFRPKASIRPAAEFRAVARHLGNPRLVGLVATAFIAMGVFVSMYNFFGFRAINDFGLAPSLAGLTYVMYLSGTWSSARAGTFVSRFGRGRVVLAAAVLMLTGALVGASGNLYVTLAGLLIFTASFFALHSTASGWVGLIADKDRAEASSLYVFCYYMGSSLLGATTGWAFEALSWAGFVGVLAAMLAVLIAIAAALAVAEKRI; this is translated from the coding sequence ATGAGAAAAGGGTCAATGGAGTACCGCCGGGCGTCGATAGGCATGCTGCTCGTGGGGCTCGCGATCTTCTCCTCCCTCTACGCCACCCAGGCGCTGCTTCCCACGCTTACCCGCGAGATGGACATCGAGCCCTCCACGGCGGCGTTGACGGTATCCGCGGCCACCGGCGCGCTGGCGATCTGCGTCGTCCCGGCCTCCATCCTGTCCGAGAAGTTCGGGCGCGGACGAGTGCTGATCATCTCCGCGCTCGCCGCCACCGCACTCGGGCTCGCCCTCCCGCTAGCGCAAACCATCGGCCAGCTCGTCGTACTCCGCGCCGTCCAGGGCGCACTGCTGGCCGGCACCCCCGCTGTCGCAATGGCGTGGCTTTCCGAAGAACTCGACGAGCGCGACCTCGCCGGCGCGATGGGACTCTACATCGCTGGCACCTCCGTCGGCGGGCTCACCGGCCGCCTCATCCCCGCCTTCATGCTGGAGCTCACCGGCTGGCGCTGGGCACTGGCCACCAGCGCGGCGGTGAGCCTCATCCTCGCGATCGCGACCGCGCTACTGCTGCCGGAGCAGCGCAACTTCCGCCCGAAGGCCTCGATCCGCCCGGCAGCCGAGTTCCGCGCCGTAGCCCGCCACCTGGGCAACCCCCGCCTCGTCGGTCTTGTGGCCACCGCGTTTATCGCCATGGGCGTGTTCGTCTCCATGTACAACTTCTTCGGCTTCCGCGCCATCAACGACTTCGGTCTGGCCCCCTCGCTCGCCGGGCTGACATACGTGATGTACCTCTCCGGCACCTGGTCCAGCGCCCGCGCCGGCACCTTCGTTTCCCGCTTCGGCCGCGGCCGCGTCGTGCTCGCCGCTGCAGTACTCATGCTCACCGGCGCGCTCGTCGGTGCCAGTGGCAACCTCTACGTCACGCTTGCCGGCCTGCTTATCTTCACCGCCAGCTTCTTCGCCCTGCACTCCACCGCCTCCGGGTGGGTCGGGCTCATCGCGGATAAGGACCGCGCGGAGGCATCGAGCCTGTACGTCTTCTGCTACTACATGGGCTCTTCGCTTTTGGGCGCGACCACTGGTTGGGCCTTCGAGGCGCTCTCCTGGGCCGGCTTCGTCGGCGTGCTCGCGGCCATGCTCGCCGTGCTCATCGCCATTGCCGCAGCTCTCGCCGTGGCGGAGAAGCGCATATAG
- a CDS encoding DUF6474 family protein, with translation MGLFEAIRKARARTKAEIKAAEARARKLAKEQAKADQKTAKLLDKAEKRLLKEEKKGLKRKRKHEEKLAKAHLKRIEESGLTQKKAKQWVSASRVLVPVLLPLAYKAYTSYQQNRINTRAAGIGVDPQDLARHSGRGAELKARIDALRTTLEHTESLPSGFRGDAKVRLNSLARNVRDAEHLNPEQRRLAYASVENELAELGAEITKKAN, from the coding sequence ATGGGACTTTTTGAAGCCATCCGTAAAGCCCGCGCGCGCACCAAGGCCGAGATTAAGGCCGCCGAGGCCCGCGCCCGCAAACTGGCCAAGGAGCAGGCGAAGGCGGACCAGAAGACCGCCAAGCTTTTAGACAAGGCAGAGAAGCGCCTCCTGAAGGAGGAGAAGAAGGGGCTCAAGCGCAAGCGCAAGCACGAGGAGAAGCTGGCTAAGGCTCACCTCAAGCGCATCGAGGAGTCCGGCCTGACCCAGAAGAAGGCGAAGCAGTGGGTCAGCGCTTCCCGCGTCCTTGTGCCGGTACTGCTGCCGCTGGCGTACAAGGCCTACACCTCCTACCAGCAGAACCGCATCAACACCCGCGCCGCAGGCATTGGCGTTGACCCGCAAGACCTCGCCCGCCACTCGGGCCGCGGGGCGGAACTCAAGGCGCGTATCGACGCGCTGCGTACCACCCTCGAGCACACCGAGTCCCTGCCGTCCGGCTTCCGCGGCGACGCGAAGGTGCGCCTCAACAGCCTGGCCCGCAACGTGCGCGACGCGGAGCACCTCAACCCGGAGCAGCGCCGCCTGGCTTACGCTTCCGTGGAAAACGAGCTGGCAGAGCTCGGTGCCGAGATCACCAAGAAGGCGAACTAG
- a CDS encoding LuxR C-terminal-related transcriptional regulator has protein sequence MIRVLLADDHEIVRLGLRSVLEVDEDIRVVGEVATAEAAIATALAGGIDVILMDLRFGAGAEGSRVTTGAQATARIRSAMGNPPQVLVVTNYDTDADILGAIEAGAVGYLLKDAPPEELLAAVRSAAKGDATLSPVVREKLATREKAPRSSLTPRELQVLQLVAEGSSNREIGQQLMLSEATVKSHLVHIYDKLGVRSRTSAVASAREQGVL, from the coding sequence ATGATCCGGGTGCTGCTGGCCGATGACCACGAGATTGTGCGGCTCGGGCTGCGCTCCGTGCTGGAAGTCGACGAGGACATCCGTGTCGTGGGCGAGGTAGCCACGGCGGAGGCTGCGATCGCGACCGCGCTGGCTGGCGGCATCGACGTCATCCTCATGGACCTGCGCTTCGGCGCGGGTGCCGAGGGCTCGCGGGTAACCACCGGGGCGCAGGCCACCGCGCGGATCCGCAGCGCCATGGGCAACCCGCCGCAGGTACTGGTGGTGACCAACTACGACACGGATGCCGACATCCTCGGCGCGATCGAGGCGGGCGCGGTGGGCTACCTGCTCAAAGACGCCCCGCCGGAGGAGCTGCTCGCCGCCGTGCGCTCTGCCGCGAAGGGGGATGCGACGCTGTCGCCGGTGGTGCGCGAGAAGCTGGCCACGCGCGAAAAGGCCCCGCGTTCCTCGCTGACCCCGCGCGAGCTGCAGGTGCTGCAGCTAGTGGCCGAGGGCAGCTCGAACCGGGAGATCGGCCAGCAGCTCATGCTCTCCGAGGCGACCGTGAAGTCGCACCTGGTGCACATTTACGACAAGTTGGGCGTGCGCTCGCGCACCTCCGCCGTGGCCTCGGCGCGCGAGCAGGGCGTGCTCTAA
- a CDS encoding sensor histidine kinase has product MSLRLASLAHTSADVPDNKALDTGITVLAVCLVMVSLGATTRMPLNLALLQIVLVATFTFVLFYGMVEMHRWGRPVRAVWCAALLALWVADITFSPVAVYWVFILFFVVLRAFNNWRGLVLVAVGLAISIAIQIPTGLTLGGVLGPVLSAVVVVAINYAFTTIGRVSKEREQLIDELLSTQDKLVATERAAGVAQERERLAHEIHDTVAQNLSSIQMLLHAAERDLVNARIPKEQLEAPLKRMETARRAASNNLAETRAMIAALAPAPLTETSLSEALGRIAEDLATASDMDIVVETDGEVAQLPMRTEAGLLRIAQGAMANAVKHSGGTRMRVTLTYGPDEVRLDVVDNGRGFDPEAQAAKPAGLGHLGLDAMRSRAAELGGKLVVESAPGGPTALSVAVPGNVNRKNDAKSSAGVEGSGEVDHDPGAAGR; this is encoded by the coding sequence ATGAGCTTAAGACTAGCGAGCCTGGCCCACACGTCCGCAGATGTGCCGGACAATAAGGCGTTGGATACCGGCATCACAGTGCTGGCGGTCTGCCTCGTCATGGTCTCCCTGGGCGCGACGACCCGGATGCCGCTGAACCTGGCGCTGCTGCAGATCGTGCTTGTGGCCACCTTCACCTTCGTCCTGTTCTACGGGATGGTGGAAATGCACCGGTGGGGCCGGCCTGTTCGCGCGGTCTGGTGCGCGGCGCTTCTCGCCCTGTGGGTCGCCGACATCACGTTCTCGCCGGTGGCGGTGTACTGGGTGTTCATCCTGTTCTTCGTCGTGCTGCGCGCCTTCAACAACTGGCGCGGGCTGGTGCTCGTAGCGGTCGGGCTGGCGATCTCGATCGCCATCCAGATCCCCACCGGGCTCACCCTCGGCGGCGTGCTCGGCCCCGTGCTCTCGGCGGTGGTGGTCGTGGCGATCAACTACGCGTTTACCACCATCGGCCGGGTGAGCAAGGAGCGGGAGCAGCTTATCGACGAGCTGTTGTCCACCCAGGACAAGCTCGTCGCCACCGAGCGCGCCGCCGGCGTGGCGCAGGAACGCGAGCGGCTCGCCCACGAGATCCACGACACGGTGGCGCAAAACCTCTCGTCCATCCAGATGCTGTTGCACGCCGCCGAGCGCGACCTGGTCAACGCGAGGATCCCTAAGGAGCAGTTGGAGGCACCGCTGAAGCGGATGGAGACGGCGCGCCGGGCGGCGTCGAATAACTTGGCGGAGACGCGGGCGATGATTGCGGCGCTGGCACCGGCGCCGTTGACGGAGACGTCGCTAAGCGAGGCGCTCGGGCGCATCGCCGAAGACTTAGCAACCGCGAGCGACATGGACATTGTGGTGGAGACCGACGGCGAGGTGGCACAGCTGCCCATGCGCACCGAGGCCGGGCTTTTGCGCATCGCGCAAGGGGCGATGGCGAACGCGGTGAAGCACTCGGGCGGGACGAGGATGCGGGTGACGCTGACGTACGGGCCGGACGAGGTGCGCCTGGACGTGGTGGACAACGGCCGCGGTTTCGACCCGGAGGCGCAAGCGGCAAAGCCGGCGGGGCTGGGGCACCTGGGCTTAGACGCGATGCGCTCGCGTGCCGCCGAGCTGGGCGGAAAGCTGGTGGTGGAGTCCGCGCCCGGCGGGCCGACGGCGCTTTCGGTGGCGGTACCGGGTAATGTCAATCGAAAGAATGATGCCAAGTCCTCGGCGGGTGTCGAGGGGAGTGGAGAGGTGGACCATGATCCGGGTGCTGCTGGCCGATGA
- a CDS encoding DUF2020 domain-containing protein, which yields MRLRLPTALVAAGLALAACSAETETPEAPSETTAAAPDQGLPVETLPETQRTDWTECPYLDTEWVAQTNGQRVTGVGIDSRFDTPACQFWSYPEEPQLTVIVRHMASPQESMAVVDWATPVEFTAPADQPPGWNGGRHGGGEVPNRIGAAYSVARGTHAVTVFTNQDESVKAQRVAEQVIATLGL from the coding sequence ATGCGTCTGAGATTACCCACTGCCCTCGTTGCCGCGGGCCTCGCGCTCGCCGCCTGCAGCGCCGAAACGGAGACCCCGGAAGCGCCGAGCGAAACGACGGCCGCCGCCCCTGACCAGGGGCTGCCCGTCGAGACCCTGCCAGAGACGCAGCGTACCGACTGGACCGAGTGCCCCTACCTGGACACCGAGTGGGTCGCGCAGACCAACGGCCAGCGCGTGACCGGGGTGGGCATCGATTCCCGCTTCGACACACCCGCCTGCCAGTTCTGGTCCTACCCGGAGGAGCCGCAGCTGACGGTGATCGTGCGCCACATGGCTTCGCCCCAGGAGTCGATGGCGGTGGTGGACTGGGCCACCCCGGTGGAATTTACCGCCCCTGCCGACCAGCCCCCGGGGTGGAACGGCGGGCGCCACGGCGGCGGCGAAGTACCAAACCGCATCGGGGCAGCGTACTCGGTCGCGCGCGGCACGCACGCAGTGACGGTGTTTACCAACCAGGACGAGTCGGTCAAGGCACAGCGCGTGGCAGAACAGGTCATCGCTACGCTGGGACTGTGA
- a CDS encoding TIGR00730 family Rossman fold protein, with protein MTERNPKPRTTPPTDTEIAVAAIVFRDDAGRVLCVRKHSSPRFQLPGGKLEAGETTVDAALRETREEVGLDVDRSNLSYLGTFSAEASNEPGHTVTSTVYVHPMPSRAPEAAAEIAETAWIDPLAPAGHALAPLLATRIFPALTQRRIQSVTVFAGANPGTDPAHLELARRLGQALGQHRMTLVYGGSKLGLMGEVAKEAHAHKGTTIGVLTTHLANYELKYEGLDRLELVGSMSERKAMMSQLGEAFVALPGGTGTLDEFFEEWTNQQLGTHTKPIGLLGRTFWQPLIDMVDHMVAHGFVRQTDRDHLIVADEPEEMIQKLQAWLPPVPRWTD; from the coding sequence GTGACTGAGCGCAACCCGAAACCCCGCACGACCCCGCCCACCGACACAGAGATCGCCGTCGCCGCTATCGTCTTCCGCGATGATGCAGGCCGCGTCCTGTGCGTCCGCAAGCACTCCAGCCCGCGCTTCCAGCTGCCCGGCGGCAAGCTCGAGGCTGGCGAGACCACTGTCGACGCCGCGCTGCGCGAGACCCGCGAAGAGGTCGGACTCGACGTCGACCGAAGCAACCTCAGCTACCTCGGCACCTTCAGCGCGGAGGCATCGAACGAGCCCGGGCACACGGTCACCTCCACCGTCTACGTTCATCCAATGCCTTCCCGAGCTCCGGAAGCAGCCGCCGAAATCGCCGAGACCGCCTGGATCGACCCACTCGCTCCCGCAGGACACGCACTCGCGCCCCTGCTGGCCACCCGGATCTTCCCGGCGCTCACGCAGCGCCGGATCCAGTCCGTCACCGTCTTCGCCGGTGCTAACCCCGGCACCGACCCGGCCCACCTTGAGCTGGCCCGCCGCCTCGGCCAGGCACTTGGGCAGCACCGGATGACGCTGGTGTACGGCGGCAGCAAGCTGGGGCTCATGGGCGAAGTGGCCAAGGAGGCGCACGCACACAAGGGCACCACCATCGGCGTGCTTACCACGCACCTGGCCAACTACGAGTTGAAGTACGAAGGCCTCGACCGTCTCGAGCTGGTGGGCTCCATGTCGGAGCGCAAAGCCATGATGAGCCAGCTCGGCGAGGCATTCGTGGCACTGCCGGGTGGCACGGGCACGCTCGACGAGTTCTTCGAGGAGTGGACGAACCAGCAGCTCGGCACGCACACCAAGCCAATCGGGCTGCTCGGCCGCACGTTCTGGCAGCCGCTGATAGACATGGTCGACCACATGGTGGCCCACGGGTTTGTGCGCCAAACCGACCGCGACCACCTCATCGTGGCCGACGAGCCGGAAGAGATGATCCAGAAACTGCAGGCCTGGCTGCCGCCGGTGCCGCGCTGGACTGATTAA
- a CDS encoding class E sortase, whose translation MPQSPHRIRASQVIGELLLTAGALLLLFAFYESFWTNIAAGKMQNEAQHSLSEQWGEGWVNPREVKAPALGDAFARMYIPAFGPDYEFAIIEGVQEKELLTGPGRYPDTQMPGEDGNFAVAGHRVGKGAPFNDLGGLNACDAIVVETQTQWVTYRVLPMSQQPDERRAETAGCLPTEMNERVATGDYGAVQGRHITLPGDINVINPMPETPSMEVVDGMEGIITLTTCHPQFSNAERMIVHAMRTEVLPKNPEQQTLPTAMQEVK comes from the coding sequence ATGCCTCAGTCGCCACACCGGATACGCGCGTCGCAAGTGATCGGGGAGCTCCTGCTTACCGCGGGCGCGCTCCTTTTGCTTTTTGCCTTCTACGAATCCTTCTGGACCAACATCGCCGCAGGCAAGATGCAAAACGAGGCGCAGCATTCACTGAGCGAGCAGTGGGGTGAGGGCTGGGTCAACCCCCGCGAGGTGAAGGCACCGGCGCTTGGCGACGCGTTCGCGCGCATGTACATCCCCGCCTTCGGCCCAGACTACGAGTTCGCCATCATCGAGGGCGTGCAGGAAAAGGAACTGCTCACCGGGCCGGGGCGCTACCCGGACACGCAGATGCCGGGCGAGGACGGCAACTTCGCCGTGGCTGGGCACCGCGTGGGCAAGGGCGCGCCGTTCAATGACCTCGGCGGGCTCAACGCTTGCGACGCGATCGTGGTGGAAACGCAGACCCAGTGGGTGACTTACCGGGTGCTGCCGATGTCGCAGCAGCCGGACGAGCGCCGCGCCGAAACCGCGGGTTGCCTGCCTACGGAGATGAACGAGCGCGTGGCTACCGGCGACTACGGCGCGGTGCAGGGCCGCCACATCACGCTGCCGGGCGACATCAACGTGATTAACCCGATGCCGGAAACGCCTTCGATGGAAGTGGTCGATGGCATGGAGGGCATCATCACGCTGACCACCTGTCACCCGCAGTTCTCCAACGCGGAGCGCATGATCGTGCACGCGATGCGTACCGAAGTGCTGCCCAAGAATCCGGAGCAGCAGACGCTCCCCACCGCGATGCAGGAGGTGAAGTAA
- the yidC gene encoding membrane protein insertase YidC, with product MLEVLVYPVAAVIKMWHWLLVHLLHMDASAAWVASVLLLVVTVRALVLPFAMAQYRVGRTSFLMRPHLARIEKEYGSATTPEAIAAEKRERKQVQEEHNYSLAAGCVPALVQFPVFIGLYRLLRWMAVPTDGDGHRIGILSDQDLETFRAATLFDAPLPAYVAMSPEHLAALGTTEAQVRAVALPMVIAAVIFTCTNLAISQLRNRSTLDWETAMTRKSYHFLWWMIPLVALGLATAGLAGIVPVAILLYWVSNNLWTMTQTAALWAWTVRTMPAEEMHREYWREAKARTAGAKQEKVQRRRTRRALRRRAVLHPSQAGDALAQLRAEKQERKAEKLREKQERKELQKARNAASRQLAQQRKAEKAAED from the coding sequence ATGCTGGAAGTCCTGGTCTACCCGGTCGCTGCGGTGATCAAAATGTGGCATTGGCTACTCGTGCACCTGCTGCACATGGACGCCTCGGCCGCCTGGGTCGCCTCGGTACTCCTACTCGTGGTGACGGTGCGCGCGCTCGTGCTGCCTTTCGCCATGGCGCAGTACCGCGTCGGCCGCACCTCCTTCCTCATGCGGCCGCACCTCGCGCGCATCGAGAAGGAGTACGGCAGCGCCACTACGCCCGAGGCCATCGCCGCGGAAAAACGGGAGCGAAAGCAGGTCCAGGAGGAGCACAATTACAGCCTCGCCGCCGGCTGCGTCCCAGCGCTCGTGCAGTTCCCCGTCTTCATCGGCCTATATCGCCTGCTCCGCTGGATGGCCGTGCCCACCGACGGCGATGGCCACCGCATCGGCATCTTAAGCGACCAGGACCTCGAGACCTTCCGCGCCGCCACGCTTTTCGACGCCCCCTTGCCCGCCTATGTGGCCATGAGCCCCGAACATCTCGCGGCGCTCGGCACGACGGAAGCGCAGGTGCGCGCCGTGGCCCTGCCAATGGTGATCGCCGCGGTGATTTTTACGTGCACCAACCTCGCCATCTCCCAGCTGCGCAACCGCTCCACTCTGGACTGGGAGACCGCGATGACGCGGAAGAGCTACCACTTTTTGTGGTGGATGATCCCGCTCGTCGCGCTCGGCCTGGCCACCGCCGGGCTCGCCGGCATCGTCCCCGTGGCGATCCTGCTGTACTGGGTAAGCAACAACCTCTGGACGATGACGCAGACCGCGGCGCTGTGGGCCTGGACGGTACGCACCATGCCCGCCGAGGAAATGCACCGCGAGTACTGGCGCGAGGCGAAGGCGCGCACCGCCGGTGCAAAACAAGAAAAGGTACAGCGCAGGCGAACCCGCCGCGCGCTGCGTCGACGAGCCGTGCTCCACCCCAGCCAGGCGGGCGACGCCTTAGCGCAGCTGCGCGCCGAAAAGCAGGAACGGAAAGCGGAAAAGCTGCGCGAGAAGCAGGAGCGTAAGGAGCTGCAGAAAGCTCGCAACGCGGCGAGCAGGCAGCTTGCGCAGCAGCGCAAGGCTGAAAAGGCTGCGGAAGACTAG